In Sciurus carolinensis chromosome 17, mSciCar1.2, whole genome shotgun sequence, one genomic interval encodes:
- the LOC124968871 gene encoding olfactory receptor 7E24-like, with protein sequence MGLLEDSEMQPVLFGLFLSMYLVTVLGNLLIILAVSSDSHLHTPMYFFLSNLSLADIGFISTTVTKMLINIQTHSRVISYVGCLTQMSLFSIFGCMDDMLLTVMAYDRYVAICHPLQYVVIMNPRLCGFLVSVCFLVSLLDSQLHNLIALQFIYFRDVEIANFFCDPSQLLDLSCTNTLTNNVVMYFTGAIFGFFPVSGILFSYYKIVSSILRIPSSGGMYKAFSTCGSHLSVVCLFYGTGLSVYLGSVVSSSPKKGMVASVMYTVDTPMLNPFIYSLRNRDIKSALWRLHSRMV encoded by the coding sequence ATGGGACTCTTAGAGGACTCAGAAATGCAGCCtgtcctctttggactgttcctgtccatgtacctggtcacagtgcttgggaacctgctcatcatcctggctgtcagctctgactcccacctccacacccccatgtacttcttcctctccaacctctcCTTGGCTGACATTGGTTTTATCTCTACCACAGTCACAAAGATGCTTATAAACATCCAAACTCACAGCAGAGTCATCTCTTATGTTggctgcctgacacagatgtctcTATTTAGCATTTTTGGATGTATGGATGACatgcttctgactgtgatggcctatgaccggtatgtggccatctgtcatcCCTTGCAATATGTGGTCATCATGAACCCTCGCCTCTGTGGCTTCTTAGTTTCTGTGTGTTTTCTGGTTAGCCTTTTGGACTCCCAGCTGCACAATTTGATTGCTTTACAATTCATCTACTTCAGGGATGTGGAAATAGCTAATTTCTTCTGTGATCCATCTCAGTTACTTGATCTTTCATGTACTAATACATTAACCAATAATGTAGTCATGTATTTTACTGGTGCCATCTTTGGATTTTTTCCTGTCTCAGGGATCCTTTTCTCCtactataaaattgtttcctccATTCTGAGGATCCCATCCTCAGGTGGGatgtacaaagccttctccacctgtgggtctcacctctcagttgtttgcttattttatggaacAGGCCTTTCAGTATACCTTGGTTCAGTTGTGTCATCCTCCCCCAAGAAAGGTAtggtggcctcagtgatgtacactgtggacACCCCCATGTTGAACCctttcatctacagcctgaggaacagggacattaaaagtGCCCTGTGGAGGCTGCATAGCAGGATGGTCTAA